The region ATATAGCGGGCACGCTGGACGGCCCATTCGTCATTTTGCTCCATCAAGATGGCCCCGATCAGACGGGTGATGGCGGCTTCGTTGGGAAAGATCCCCACGACGTCCGTGCGGCGCTTGATCTCCCCGTTGAGGCGTTCGATGGGATTGGTGCTGTGGATTTTGGCCCGATGCTCCTTGGGGAAGGTCATGTACGCCAAGACATCGCTTTCGGCCTCGTCAAGCAAGGCGGCAAGCTTGGGGACCTTGGGGCGCAGTTGGTCTGCCACCTGACGCCACTGCGCCCGGGCCGAAGCGACATCGTTTTGGGCGAAAGCCGTTCCGATAAAGGCGGCCACGACGCGCCGAGCGTTTTTGCCAGCATAAGAAAGAATAGTCCGCATGAAATGGACGCGACAGCGCTGCCAAGTGGCACAAAATACCTTGGAAACGGCGGATTTGATGCCTTCATGGGCGTCTGAAATGACCAATTTGACGCCTTTCAGGCCCCTTCGGTTCAGTTTGCGCAGGAAATCTGTCCAGAAGGGTTCCGCTTCCGACCGGCCGGACACCTCGAAAAACCCTGGCTCTGAGCGGTGTCTGCTGATTCAATAAGCCCCAGGCCGTGTTGGAGGGAACGATGGGTCGGCAGCCTGGGTTCTTCGATCTTGAAGAGCGGTATGCGGAGTTGTCGAAGGCGGGCGACCCGCTGGAGAAGCTGCTGAGGGTGGTGAGCTTCGAGGCGTTCCGCTACCGGCTGGACAAGGCGTTGAACCGCAGCGACCGAGCCCGGGGCGGCCGTCCGCCCCATGACGCGGTTTTGATGTTTAAGATCCTGGTGCTTCAGGCGCTGTACAACCTGTCCGACGATCAGGCGGAGTTCATGATCAACGACCGCCTGACGTTCAAACGCTTTCTCGGCCTAGGGCTGGCGGACAAGGCGCCGGACGCCAAGACGATCTGGCTGTTCCGCGAGACGCTGACCGAGGCCAACGCGATCGAGAAGCTGTTCGCGGTGTTCGACGGAGGGGAGGGACGAGGACGAGGGGAGGGACGAGGACGACGTGTCGTCGGCGGGCGGCAGTACCCGGGTTTGATCGGCCAGGGCTTGTCCCAGGGTATGGGCTGGCCGGCGCGCCGGCGGATCGCGGCGTGCTGGGCCGCGACTGGGGGAACGCGGCGCGTCGTCGGGGCTCCCTCCCGCTAACGGCGCTTCGGGTGGTGCCTCGGTCCAATCGTCGGCGGGGGGCGGCGGCCCGGGGTGCAGCATCGACGCCAGGGTGCGTCGTCGTGCCTCGCTCGACAAAGGGTCGTCACGGCCACCGGGGCGTCGGGGAGGGGCGCCGTCCGCCATGCCTTGGTCCTTTCCTGCGCGTCAATGGGGCGGGAGGGGGGCACCGCTCCCTGATGTCGGTCTGCTTTCTCCAGCAGAAGCCCACAGACTTTAGACCTTTTAGGGGCGGTTTGTCTTTTCGGGAAAAGCGGTGTCCCTGGCCTTTGGACAAAGTCCCACCCTTTCGCCTCTGGCATGAGGCGATCAAGCCGACTCTTTGTCGCCCCCTCGTGCGGGGGCGTCGGGTCAGCGAAGGGGGTGGGGGGGCTGTGCCTCCCCAGCCTGTGTCCGCGAGGGCTGCGCCGAGGATCAGCGTCAGGTCAAAAGGTCGATTTCCTCGTCGGTAAGGCAGCCCGGGACCAAGGTCAGGGGAATGCGCAGGCGATTGACGTGGCGCCCGGTCAGGGCTCGGACCAACGGGCCCGGGTCGTCGCTTGCGGGGGCGGTGGCGAGCACCAGAATGGAAATGCTGGGATCTTCGTCAATGAGGCGCAGAACCTCGGTCAAGATCTCCCCTTCCCGGATGTGCACCGTGGGGGTTTCGCCGCGCTCGATCCGCACCACGGAAGCGGCGCGGTGGACGAGCTGTTCGGCTTTCTCTCGTGCCTCCTCGCGCATGAGCGAGCCCACGAACATCCACGGTCCGAGATCGGGGGGCGAGACGACGCTGACCAGCGCGACGCGACCATTGGTGCCCTGGGCGCGGCGCGCGGCAAAATGCAGCGCGGCGCGCATTTCGACGGAGTCATCGACCACAACCAAAAAAGTCCGCTCATCGGCCTGGGTTTCGGCGTGGTAGCGGGGATCGGGACCATCGGGAAGGATAAGCATGGGGGACCTCCCTTGAGTCTCCGGCGGGTAAGCCGCTCTTCTCAACGTTCAGGATGGCGGTGCTTGAGGAGGCTGACAACCCCCTGCGGTTGCCGCGCCGCACCAAATCGCCATCAGTGTTCGAGCGAGCTGTTTTCGAGGGGGCCTCCCTCTTGGCGCCATGCCACCAGCCCTCCTTGCAGTCGGTGCAAGGATCCCGTGTATCCGGCGCGCTCCAACAGCTGAGCTGCCACCCCGCACCGCGCCCCCGAGAGGCAATTCAGCACGATATGGCGTGACGGATCGTGCGGGACCTTGCGGGGATCAAACTGGCTCAGGGGATTGGAGACCGCCCCGGGAATGTGTCCGGCGGCATATTCGTGCGGCTCGCGCACGTCAAAAACCATAGCGGATCCGTTCTCAACCCACGTCTGCACTTCGTGCGGAGCGGCCATGCTGACTTTGACGCTGGACATCGTTGTTCCTTCCTTCGCCACCTTGCCCAACAGTCTCGGGGCTTCCATACCATGGAGGAACAGAACTTTACGGGATCCGGGGCTGGATGGAAAGCCCTAAATTTCTATGGAATAAGTGAGCTTAGAAAGGACGGTATGATGAGTGACCCCAATCCCGTTTGCGACATCCT is a window of Pararhodospirillum photometricum DSM 122 DNA encoding:
- a CDS encoding universal stress protein yields the protein MLILPDGPDPRYHAETQADERTFLVVVDDSVEMRAALHFAARRAQGTNGRVALVSVVSPPDLGPWMFVGSLMREEAREKAEQLVHRAASVVRIERGETPTVHIREGEILTEVLRLIDEDPSISILVLATAPASDDPGPLVRALTGRHVNRLRIPLTLVPGCLTDEEIDLLT
- a CDS encoding rhodanese-like domain-containing protein gives rise to the protein MSSVKVSMAAPHEVQTWVENGSAMVFDVREPHEYAAGHIPGAVSNPLSQFDPRKVPHDPSRHIVLNCLSGARCGVAAQLLERAGYTGSLHRLQGGLVAWRQEGGPLENSSLEH